A portion of the Drosophila innubila isolate TH190305 chromosome 3L unlocalized genomic scaffold, UK_Dinn_1.0 0_D_3L, whole genome shotgun sequence genome contains these proteins:
- the LOC117786369 gene encoding proton-coupled amino acid transporter-like protein CG1139 isoform X4 yields the protein MSLKRGGPPPAPSSGAAVMTTSLSATGLEQQKIPTVVTVYDSEKKNGSRNNASISQPKFIRSDMADVPVQQAAGSTLPLVLTRKKGGDDGEDGTYNPFEHRKVEHPTSDLETFVHLLKGSLGSGILAMPMAFSNAGLWFGLVATFAVGTLCTYCVHILVKCAHILCRRRKIPMMGFADVAEQAFLDGPPSLNRWSRFIRFMVNTFLVIDLLGCCCIYLVFVATNVQQVVNQYTVNEISVRLWIVIVCAPLVFMCLVRNLKFLTPFSMIANILMFVGIVITFVYMFTDLPAPAEREGIVDPTHWPLFFGTVIFALEGIGVVMSLENDMKNPSHFIGCPSVLNFGMGLVIGLYTLVGFFGYLKYGPETEASITLNLPLEDKLAQSVKLMIAIAIFFTFTLQFYVPVSILWKGIENKISASRKNISEYALRVGLVVLCCGIAVALPNLGPFISLIGAVCLSTLGMIVPAVIELAVYYEDPGYGRFKWRLWKNSCLILFGIVGFLTGTYVSIREFQAEFKGGHDEM from the exons ATGTCGCTGAAACGGGGCGGTCCACCGCCGGCACCGTCAAGTGGTGCTGCTGTAATGACCACGTCGTTAAGTGCGACTGGTTTGGAACAGCAG AAAATTCCGACGGTTGTGACGGTCTACGATAGCGAGAAGAAAAATGGCAGCAGGAATAATGCGAGCATAAGCCAACCCAA ATTCATACGCTCCGACATGGCCGATGTGCCTGTCCAGCAGGCGGCGGGCTCGACTCTCCCTTTGGTCCTGACCCGCAAAAAAGGCGGCGATGATGGCGAGGATGGCACCTACAATCCCTTCGAGCATCGCAAAGTGGAGCATCCAACATC tgATCTGGAAACGTTTGTGCATCTGCTGAAGGGTTCCTTGGGCTCGGGAATTCTGGCCATGCCCATGGCCTTTTCCAATGCCGGCTTGTGGTTCGGTCTGGTCGCCACCTTTGCCGTTGGCACCCTGTGCACCTACTGCGTCCACATATTGGTCAAGTGTGCCCACATCCTGTGTCGGCGTCGCAAGATACCCATGATGGGATTCGCGGATGTGGCCGAACAGGCCTTTTTGGATGGTCCACCCTCGCTGAATCGCTGGTCCCGCTTCATACGCTTCATGGTGAATACATTTCTGGTGATCGATCTActtggctgctgttgcatctATCTGGTGTTTGTGGCAACCAATGTGCAGCAGGTGGTTAATCAGTATACGGTAAATGAGATAAGTGTTCGCCTATGGATTGTGATTGTCTGTGCACCTTTGGTTTTCATGTGCCTGGTGCGCAACCTCAAATTCCTGACGCCCTTCTCGATGATTGCCAACATTCTGATGTTTGTCGGCATTGTCATCACGTTTGTCTATATGTTCACGGATCTGCCAGCGCCCGCAGAGCGTGAGGGAATTGTTGATCCAACACACTGGCCTCTCTTCTTCGGCACGGTCATCTTTGCCTTGGAGGGCATCGGTGTAGTTATGTCCCTGGAGAATGACATGAAGAACCCCAGTCATTTTATTGGTTGCCCCTCGGTGCTTAACTTTGGCATGGGACTGGTCATTGGACTCTACACCTTGGTCGGCTTCTTTGGCTACCTCAAGTATGGACCCGAAACGGAGGCCAGCATTACGCTGAATTTGCCACTGGAAGACAA ACTGGCTCAATCCGTTAAGCTGATGATTGCCATTGCCATATTCTTTACCTTCACGCTGCAGTTCTATGTCCCCGTCAGCATTCTGTGGAAGGGTATTGAGAATAAGATTTCTGCCTCTCGCAAGAACATCAGCGAGTACGCACTTCGTGTTGGTCTGGTG GTGCTCTGCTGTGGCATTGCTGTGGCGCTGCCCAATTTGGGTCCATTCATCTCGCTTATTGGCGCCGTTTGCCTCAGTACGCTGGGCATGATTGTGCCAGCGGTTATTGAGCTGGCTGTGTATTATGAGGATCCTGGATATGGACGTTTCAAGTGGCGGCTGTGGAAGAACTCGTGCCTGATACTTTTTGGCATTGTGGGCTTTTTGACGGGCACATATGTGAGCATACGCGAGTTCCAGGCAGAGTTCAAGGGCGGCCATGATGAGATGTGA
- the LOC117786369 gene encoding proton-coupled amino acid transporter-like protein CG1139 isoform X1: MSFHKSDSRTPLAPAEYTKIPTVVTVYDSEKKNGSRNNASISQPKFIRSDMADVPVQQAAGSTLPLVLTRKKGGDDGEDGTYNPFEHRKVEHPTSDLETFVHLLKGSLGSGILAMPMAFSNAGLWFGLVATFAVGTLCTYCVHILVKCAHILCRRRKIPMMGFADVAEQAFLDGPPSLNRWSRFIRFMVNTFLVIDLLGCCCIYLVFVATNVQQVVNQYTVNEISVRLWIVIVCAPLVFMCLVRNLKFLTPFSMIANILMFVGIVITFVYMFTDLPAPAEREGIVDPTHWPLFFGTVIFALEGIGVVMSLENDMKNPSHFIGCPSVLNFGMGLVIGLYTLVGFFGYLKYGPETEASITLNLPLEDKLAQSVKLMIAIAIFFTFTLQFYVPVSILWKGIENKISASRKNISEYALRVGLVVLCCGIAVALPNLGPFISLIGAVCLSTLGMIVPAVIELAVYYEDPGYGRFKWRLWKNSCLILFGIVGFLTGTYVSIREFQAEFKGGHDEM, translated from the exons AAAATTCCGACGGTTGTGACGGTCTACGATAGCGAGAAGAAAAATGGCAGCAGGAATAATGCGAGCATAAGCCAACCCAA ATTCATACGCTCCGACATGGCCGATGTGCCTGTCCAGCAGGCGGCGGGCTCGACTCTCCCTTTGGTCCTGACCCGCAAAAAAGGCGGCGATGATGGCGAGGATGGCACCTACAATCCCTTCGAGCATCGCAAAGTGGAGCATCCAACATC tgATCTGGAAACGTTTGTGCATCTGCTGAAGGGTTCCTTGGGCTCGGGAATTCTGGCCATGCCCATGGCCTTTTCCAATGCCGGCTTGTGGTTCGGTCTGGTCGCCACCTTTGCCGTTGGCACCCTGTGCACCTACTGCGTCCACATATTGGTCAAGTGTGCCCACATCCTGTGTCGGCGTCGCAAGATACCCATGATGGGATTCGCGGATGTGGCCGAACAGGCCTTTTTGGATGGTCCACCCTCGCTGAATCGCTGGTCCCGCTTCATACGCTTCATGGTGAATACATTTCTGGTGATCGATCTActtggctgctgttgcatctATCTGGTGTTTGTGGCAACCAATGTGCAGCAGGTGGTTAATCAGTATACGGTAAATGAGATAAGTGTTCGCCTATGGATTGTGATTGTCTGTGCACCTTTGGTTTTCATGTGCCTGGTGCGCAACCTCAAATTCCTGACGCCCTTCTCGATGATTGCCAACATTCTGATGTTTGTCGGCATTGTCATCACGTTTGTCTATATGTTCACGGATCTGCCAGCGCCCGCAGAGCGTGAGGGAATTGTTGATCCAACACACTGGCCTCTCTTCTTCGGCACGGTCATCTTTGCCTTGGAGGGCATCGGTGTAGTTATGTCCCTGGAGAATGACATGAAGAACCCCAGTCATTTTATTGGTTGCCCCTCGGTGCTTAACTTTGGCATGGGACTGGTCATTGGACTCTACACCTTGGTCGGCTTCTTTGGCTACCTCAAGTATGGACCCGAAACGGAGGCCAGCATTACGCTGAATTTGCCACTGGAAGACAA ACTGGCTCAATCCGTTAAGCTGATGATTGCCATTGCCATATTCTTTACCTTCACGCTGCAGTTCTATGTCCCCGTCAGCATTCTGTGGAAGGGTATTGAGAATAAGATTTCTGCCTCTCGCAAGAACATCAGCGAGTACGCACTTCGTGTTGGTCTGGTG GTGCTCTGCTGTGGCATTGCTGTGGCGCTGCCCAATTTGGGTCCATTCATCTCGCTTATTGGCGCCGTTTGCCTCAGTACGCTGGGCATGATTGTGCCAGCGGTTATTGAGCTGGCTGTGTATTATGAGGATCCTGGATATGGACGTTTCAAGTGGCGGCTGTGGAAGAACTCGTGCCTGATACTTTTTGGCATTGTGGGCTTTTTGACGGGCACATATGTGAGCATACGCGAGTTCCAGGCAGAGTTCAAGGGCGGCCATGATGAGATGTGA
- the LOC117786369 gene encoding proton-coupled amino acid transporter-like protein CG1139 isoform X2, with product MAVISGANTNRDNGTKIPTVVTVYDSEKKNGSRNNASISQPKFIRSDMADVPVQQAAGSTLPLVLTRKKGGDDGEDGTYNPFEHRKVEHPTSDLETFVHLLKGSLGSGILAMPMAFSNAGLWFGLVATFAVGTLCTYCVHILVKCAHILCRRRKIPMMGFADVAEQAFLDGPPSLNRWSRFIRFMVNTFLVIDLLGCCCIYLVFVATNVQQVVNQYTVNEISVRLWIVIVCAPLVFMCLVRNLKFLTPFSMIANILMFVGIVITFVYMFTDLPAPAEREGIVDPTHWPLFFGTVIFALEGIGVVMSLENDMKNPSHFIGCPSVLNFGMGLVIGLYTLVGFFGYLKYGPETEASITLNLPLEDKLAQSVKLMIAIAIFFTFTLQFYVPVSILWKGIENKISASRKNISEYALRVGLVVLCCGIAVALPNLGPFISLIGAVCLSTLGMIVPAVIELAVYYEDPGYGRFKWRLWKNSCLILFGIVGFLTGTYVSIREFQAEFKGGHDEM from the exons AAAATTCCGACGGTTGTGACGGTCTACGATAGCGAGAAGAAAAATGGCAGCAGGAATAATGCGAGCATAAGCCAACCCAA ATTCATACGCTCCGACATGGCCGATGTGCCTGTCCAGCAGGCGGCGGGCTCGACTCTCCCTTTGGTCCTGACCCGCAAAAAAGGCGGCGATGATGGCGAGGATGGCACCTACAATCCCTTCGAGCATCGCAAAGTGGAGCATCCAACATC tgATCTGGAAACGTTTGTGCATCTGCTGAAGGGTTCCTTGGGCTCGGGAATTCTGGCCATGCCCATGGCCTTTTCCAATGCCGGCTTGTGGTTCGGTCTGGTCGCCACCTTTGCCGTTGGCACCCTGTGCACCTACTGCGTCCACATATTGGTCAAGTGTGCCCACATCCTGTGTCGGCGTCGCAAGATACCCATGATGGGATTCGCGGATGTGGCCGAACAGGCCTTTTTGGATGGTCCACCCTCGCTGAATCGCTGGTCCCGCTTCATACGCTTCATGGTGAATACATTTCTGGTGATCGATCTActtggctgctgttgcatctATCTGGTGTTTGTGGCAACCAATGTGCAGCAGGTGGTTAATCAGTATACGGTAAATGAGATAAGTGTTCGCCTATGGATTGTGATTGTCTGTGCACCTTTGGTTTTCATGTGCCTGGTGCGCAACCTCAAATTCCTGACGCCCTTCTCGATGATTGCCAACATTCTGATGTTTGTCGGCATTGTCATCACGTTTGTCTATATGTTCACGGATCTGCCAGCGCCCGCAGAGCGTGAGGGAATTGTTGATCCAACACACTGGCCTCTCTTCTTCGGCACGGTCATCTTTGCCTTGGAGGGCATCGGTGTAGTTATGTCCCTGGAGAATGACATGAAGAACCCCAGTCATTTTATTGGTTGCCCCTCGGTGCTTAACTTTGGCATGGGACTGGTCATTGGACTCTACACCTTGGTCGGCTTCTTTGGCTACCTCAAGTATGGACCCGAAACGGAGGCCAGCATTACGCTGAATTTGCCACTGGAAGACAA ACTGGCTCAATCCGTTAAGCTGATGATTGCCATTGCCATATTCTTTACCTTCACGCTGCAGTTCTATGTCCCCGTCAGCATTCTGTGGAAGGGTATTGAGAATAAGATTTCTGCCTCTCGCAAGAACATCAGCGAGTACGCACTTCGTGTTGGTCTGGTG GTGCTCTGCTGTGGCATTGCTGTGGCGCTGCCCAATTTGGGTCCATTCATCTCGCTTATTGGCGCCGTTTGCCTCAGTACGCTGGGCATGATTGTGCCAGCGGTTATTGAGCTGGCTGTGTATTATGAGGATCCTGGATATGGACGTTTCAAGTGGCGGCTGTGGAAGAACTCGTGCCTGATACTTTTTGGCATTGTGGGCTTTTTGACGGGCACATATGTGAGCATACGCGAGTTCCAGGCAGAGTTCAAGGGCGGCCATGATGAGATGTGA
- the LOC117786369 gene encoding proton-coupled amino acid transporter-like protein CG1139 isoform X3: MTSDSEKIPTVVTVYDSEKKNGSRNNASISQPKFIRSDMADVPVQQAAGSTLPLVLTRKKGGDDGEDGTYNPFEHRKVEHPTSDLETFVHLLKGSLGSGILAMPMAFSNAGLWFGLVATFAVGTLCTYCVHILVKCAHILCRRRKIPMMGFADVAEQAFLDGPPSLNRWSRFIRFMVNTFLVIDLLGCCCIYLVFVATNVQQVVNQYTVNEISVRLWIVIVCAPLVFMCLVRNLKFLTPFSMIANILMFVGIVITFVYMFTDLPAPAEREGIVDPTHWPLFFGTVIFALEGIGVVMSLENDMKNPSHFIGCPSVLNFGMGLVIGLYTLVGFFGYLKYGPETEASITLNLPLEDKLAQSVKLMIAIAIFFTFTLQFYVPVSILWKGIENKISASRKNISEYALRVGLVVLCCGIAVALPNLGPFISLIGAVCLSTLGMIVPAVIELAVYYEDPGYGRFKWRLWKNSCLILFGIVGFLTGTYVSIREFQAEFKGGHDEM; the protein is encoded by the exons AAAATTCCGACGGTTGTGACGGTCTACGATAGCGAGAAGAAAAATGGCAGCAGGAATAATGCGAGCATAAGCCAACCCAA ATTCATACGCTCCGACATGGCCGATGTGCCTGTCCAGCAGGCGGCGGGCTCGACTCTCCCTTTGGTCCTGACCCGCAAAAAAGGCGGCGATGATGGCGAGGATGGCACCTACAATCCCTTCGAGCATCGCAAAGTGGAGCATCCAACATC tgATCTGGAAACGTTTGTGCATCTGCTGAAGGGTTCCTTGGGCTCGGGAATTCTGGCCATGCCCATGGCCTTTTCCAATGCCGGCTTGTGGTTCGGTCTGGTCGCCACCTTTGCCGTTGGCACCCTGTGCACCTACTGCGTCCACATATTGGTCAAGTGTGCCCACATCCTGTGTCGGCGTCGCAAGATACCCATGATGGGATTCGCGGATGTGGCCGAACAGGCCTTTTTGGATGGTCCACCCTCGCTGAATCGCTGGTCCCGCTTCATACGCTTCATGGTGAATACATTTCTGGTGATCGATCTActtggctgctgttgcatctATCTGGTGTTTGTGGCAACCAATGTGCAGCAGGTGGTTAATCAGTATACGGTAAATGAGATAAGTGTTCGCCTATGGATTGTGATTGTCTGTGCACCTTTGGTTTTCATGTGCCTGGTGCGCAACCTCAAATTCCTGACGCCCTTCTCGATGATTGCCAACATTCTGATGTTTGTCGGCATTGTCATCACGTTTGTCTATATGTTCACGGATCTGCCAGCGCCCGCAGAGCGTGAGGGAATTGTTGATCCAACACACTGGCCTCTCTTCTTCGGCACGGTCATCTTTGCCTTGGAGGGCATCGGTGTAGTTATGTCCCTGGAGAATGACATGAAGAACCCCAGTCATTTTATTGGTTGCCCCTCGGTGCTTAACTTTGGCATGGGACTGGTCATTGGACTCTACACCTTGGTCGGCTTCTTTGGCTACCTCAAGTATGGACCCGAAACGGAGGCCAGCATTACGCTGAATTTGCCACTGGAAGACAA ACTGGCTCAATCCGTTAAGCTGATGATTGCCATTGCCATATTCTTTACCTTCACGCTGCAGTTCTATGTCCCCGTCAGCATTCTGTGGAAGGGTATTGAGAATAAGATTTCTGCCTCTCGCAAGAACATCAGCGAGTACGCACTTCGTGTTGGTCTGGTG GTGCTCTGCTGTGGCATTGCTGTGGCGCTGCCCAATTTGGGTCCATTCATCTCGCTTATTGGCGCCGTTTGCCTCAGTACGCTGGGCATGATTGTGCCAGCGGTTATTGAGCTGGCTGTGTATTATGAGGATCCTGGATATGGACGTTTCAAGTGGCGGCTGTGGAAGAACTCGTGCCTGATACTTTTTGGCATTGTGGGCTTTTTGACGGGCACATATGTGAGCATACGCGAGTTCCAGGCAGAGTTCAAGGGCGGCCATGATGAGATGTGA
- the LOC117787570 gene encoding glutamate transporter polyphemus — protein sequence MPLAFMYSGIIGGVIMTVFCIGVLIYGIQLLIMCMVESSRRNNVGYMTYHETMVYAFSEGPKCCRWFSKGSGYMVDLILGFSHYGVCVVYLVFVSVNMKQFVDEHFSKIDLRIMIAIIGIFCIPLFLLRQLKYLVPGNILASVLILAGLLAIFWYFFRGLPSITERAVLVKPAELYQIPFALGIVLFATSSVGVMLAIESKMGKPGDYIGWFGVLNIASIFIIVLNVIFGLVGFWRYGCNTEASVTLNIPVEEALAQIIKLSIAIAIFLSYPLSGYVTISIIMIYVLKREVKNPHMIEYIIRVAFVILSTLNAIALPNLGPLLALVGTFSISLLNLVFPCCIELCLIYQDSYGKLLWKLWKNILMILFGLLIFFYGSYRAFVDIIEEYGESKGDTTTEKPTTTTVSLTTKLEAYL from the exons ATGCCTTTAGCCTTCATGTACTCTGGGATTATTGGTGGAGTTATAATGACAGTTTTTTGTATCGGCGTACTAATATACGGAATTCAATTACTG ATCATGTGCATGGTTGAGTCAAGTCGACGCAATAATGTCGGTTATATGACATATCACGAAACTATGGTATATGCCTTTTCCGAGGGACCAAAGTGTTGTCGTTGGTTCTCCAAGGGATCTGGCTATATGGTGGATCTAATACTCGGCTTCTCACACTACGGCGTTTGTGTTGTCTATCTCGTCTTCGTCTCAGTGAATATGAAGCAATTCGTAGATGAGCATTTTAGCAAAATCGATTTAAGGATTATGATTGCCATCAttggtattttttgtatacccttGTTTCTATTACGTCAGCTCAAGTATCTGGTGCCCGGCAATATACTTGCATCAGTTCTGATTCTTGCCGGACTCTTGGCCATCTTTTGGTACTTTTTTCGTGGCTTGCCATCGATTACGGAGAGAGCCGTGTTGGTAAAGCCCGCTGAGTTGTACCAGATACCCTTTGCTCTGGGTATTGTACTATTTGCCACATCATCTGTGGGTGTG ATGCTGGCTATTGAGTCGAAAATGGGAAAACCTGGCGACTATATTGGCTGGTTTGGTGTACTGAATATAGCgtctatatttataattgttctTAATGTTATTTTCGGACTGGTTGGCTTCTGGCGATATGGATGTAATACTGAAGCGAGTGTTACCCTCAATATACCCGTTGAGGAAGC CCTTGCTCAGATTATTAAGTTAAGCATCGCCATTGCTATCTTTTTGTCGTATCCTTTAAGCGGTTATGTTACCATCAGTATCATTATGATTTACGTATTGAAGCGCGAAGTGAAGAACCCTCATATGATTGAGTACATTATTCgagttgcttttgttattttgagcACTCTGAATGCCATCGCATTGCCCAACTTGGGTCCGTTATTGGCATTGGTGGGAACATTCTCCATATCATTGCTAAATCTAGTATTTCCGTGCTGCATTGAACTCTGTCTTATATACCAAGATTCCTATGGCAAATTGTTGTGGAAACTCTGGAAGAATATCTTAATGATTCTCTTCGGATTGCTCATTTTCTTCTATGGCAGTTACAGAGCCTTTGTTGATATAATCGAAGAATATGGTGAGAGTAAAGGTGATACTACAACcgaaaagccaacaacaactactgtGAGTCTTACGACCAAACTAGAAGCGTATTTGTGA
- the LOC117787001 gene encoding proton-coupled amino acid transporter-like protein CG1139: protein MLPPKIPSRRHLSIQMNQELKAMLQPIHIRAFHFLQRSLGSGLSYNSHIERDVVHPITDMEAFINLLKCAFGTGCLAMPKAFYNAGWLLGLISTILLGSFVVYAMHVLLNDINTLCKRYKFSALSYSETMELATLHGPDWLQPFSKWLACQVDFFLCVYHFGVDCVYVVFIAKCMKELGDIYLRPIDIRLYMALLTLPLMLTFFIRDLKYLVPFSIISNIFMLISLSVILRYIFGNLPSLAERQAFQVWTHYPLFFGTVLFAVEAVGVILSLQLNMLNPDHYLGTFGILNRAMFIVIAFYAAFGFFGYWQYGDKTASSILNNLPINEVLPQCVLAMLALAIFFSYALQGYVTIEIIWRNYMLPRLMDNATRSLEYLVRMAMVIASVLCAIAYPDFGLLLSLVGSFCLAQVGLIYPGIVNLSVCYDQGYGPFKLLLWRSLLFIAVGLCGGIAGTVVSLTAIHEQLSNNNNNRLLF, encoded by the exons atgttgccGCCAAAGATACCAAGTCGTCGGCATTTGTCCATACAAATGAACCAGGAGCTAAAGGCAATGTTGCAACCGATTCATATTCGAGCTTTCCACTTTCTACAACGCAGCTTGGG CTCTGGTCTGTCCTATAATTCGCACATTGAACGCGATGTGGTGCATCCAATTAC GGACATGGAGGCCTTTATTAATTTGCTGAAATGCGCCTTTGGCACGGGCTGTCTGGCCATGCCCAAAGCCTTCTACAATGCCGGCTGGTTATTGGGCTTGATCAGCACAATTCTGCTGGGTTCCTTTGTGGTTTATGCCATGCATGTGCTG CTCAATGATATTAACACTCTGTGCAAACGCTATAAGTTTTCAGCGCTCAGCTACAGTGAGACCATGGAATTGGCCACTCTCCATGGACCTGATTGGTTGCAACCCTTCAGCAAGTGGCTGGC cTGCCAGGTGGATTTCTTTCTGTGTGTCTATCATTTTGGCGTCGACTGTGTTTATGTTGTGTTTATAGCCAAGTGCATGAAGGAATTGGGCGATATTTATCTAAGACCTATCGATATACGACTTTATATGGCGCTGCTCACATTGCCGCTcatgttaacatttttcatacGCGATCTCAAGTATCTTGTGCCATTTTCTATCATTTCCAATATATTCATGTTAATCA GTTTGAGTGTAATTCTTAGATATATATTTGGTAATCTGCCCAGTCTGGCAGAACGTCAGGCGTTTCAGGTGTGGACACATTACCCCTTGTTCTTTGGCACTGTTCTATTTGCCGTTGAGGCGGTGGGCGTG ATACTCTCACTGCAGCTCAATATGCTCAATCCTGATCACTATTTGGGAACCTTTGGCATACTAAATCGCGCCATGTTCATTGTGATTGCCTTCTATGCGGCATTTGGCTTTTTCGGTTATTGGCAATATGGAGATAAGACGGCCAGTTCAATACTTAACAATCTGCCAATCAATGAAGT CTTGCCTCAATGTGTTTTGGCCATGTTGGCATTGGCCATCTTTTTCAGTTATGCTCTGCAGGGCTATGTTACCATTGAGATTATCTGGCGCAACTACATGCTGCCCCGACTAATGGATAATGCGACAAGATCTCTGGAGTATCTGGTGCGCATGGCAATGGTGATTGCCTCGGTACTTTGTGCAATTGCCTATCCAGACTTTGGACTGCTGCTCTCGCTTGTGGGCTCCTTTTGTCTGGCCCAAGTGGGTCTTATCTATCCGGGCATTGTCAATCTCTCCGTCTGCTATGACCAGGGCTATGGTCCCTTCAAGCTTCTGCTCTGGCGTTCTCTCCTATTTATTGCTGTGGGTTTGTGTGGCGGCATTGCTGGCACTGTGGTCTCATTAACAGCAATCCACGAGCagttaagcaacaacaacaacaatcgactTTTGTTTTGA